The genomic window TAGAGCGGACCTTTTTATTTCAAGAACATCGGATACACTTTGGATATGCATCGACACATGTATACATAGTCGGCGGCGGACGCACTTTTCCCTTCTTTTTATTCCAAGAACATTGGATCCACTATGGATATGCATCGACATGTATACATAGCCCTGATTTCAGCATCATTGACCAGTACGCCATGGTCACAAGCATGCATATCCCCTTCTTGGTCGTGAACCGTGCTACTACTTCTGTGCAGCCATGGCCTTAGCAATGGAGACATACAGATCCTTCCTCGCCGCCAAGGCAGCGAGCACGCGGGACCTGTCCGGGAGGCACCCACGCACGGTCTCGTCGGCCCTGTACTCCCTCGCCCAGCGGCACAGCGCCGGGTGCGCCTCCTCGGTGAGCAGCCGCACCCCGGCCATCTCCTCGAACACCCCCATCCAGTGCGCGAGCGCCCCGCCGGCGGCGATGTCGAGGAAGCCGATGGCGTCGCCGCCGAAGAACCTCTTCCCCTCCGGCAGCTGCGCCTCCAGCAGCGCCAGCTTCTCCTTCGTCTCCCTCGCCGCCGCAGCCTGCGCCTCGCCGtccgcccacagcgcgatccacATAGGCTTCTTGCACTGCATGCCCATGCAGCAGAGTCATCGAGTGAAAACCATGAAAACTGAAAGTTGGGTGCTGAATTACTGCCGTTGCTGTACCTCCTCCTCTTCGAGGAATCGGACCCAGAAGCGGGCGGTTGCACGGGCGAGGGGGTCGACGGGGAGGAGCGGCGGGCCGGCGGGGAAGGCCTCGTCGACATACTCGACGATGACGAGCGACTCCGGGATGGAGCGGTCGCCGTGGAGGAGCACGGGGACGGTCTTGTGGATGGGGTTGTGCGTCAGCAGCAGCTCGCTCTTGTTGTTGAGGTCCTCCTCGATGAGCTCGTAGGGGACGCCCTTGAGGCGCAGGGCCAGCTCGGCGCGGTGGACCACCGGGCTGGCGAAGCAGCCGATGAGCCTCACCGGCTCCGACGACATCGCGGCGGCCGTGCTCCTCCCTTCCATGCTCCGCCTGCCTGATTTTCGCCGGGATGTATTTGTATCTAGCTCCGGCCGCCTCGGTGGTCAGTTATATATTTCGTCCTCGTGCGTGCGTTTCCCTTGCGAGAAACTTCACGGCAGCTTCGCATCAATGATCGAAGATTAGTGATAAGTTAATTTAGTTTTGCCATGTGCTTCCACGGCCTAAAGATAGCCCCAAACAATTGTTACTAGCTTGTGACGACGACACGACGTTTGAATTCGTGGGCGTTTTCTTCAGTGCATTGGAACACGAACGCCTTTTGGCCTTAAAAAACGAGGGTCGCGAGGACAGGGGATAcccggagccgccgctccgactTCCATGCCGGCCCCGAGGCCGCGCACTCGCCTAGCCGATGACGAAGGTGCAAAGCCATAGAGCCACCGCCAACAGATGAAGGACCGGACCTCCAAAGGCGTCACTCCCAAGAGAGAAGCGACAAGAAACGCCGCCGACGCCCACTTCGGCCAAGGCCGAAGTTTGGGTTTTCACCCGAAGAGCCCCGTGGCTGAGATGAGGAGGGAGGTGAAGGGGCTCCACGACGCCGCCTCCAACAAGGGAACGACGTCCTAGTACGCCGTCGACGCCGGCATCGACCGAGGTCGAGTTAGGCTTTCACCCGGAGCTCACCAAACCCATCTTCACCACAGCCAATCACCACCGACAGCGGCCAAGCACTCTACACCGCTCGCCAGCGCCAACCGCCTTTTACACGGCCAGCAAAACCACCACAGCACCACGCGCCGTCATGGCAGCCCCGCACCCGCCGCCATCCTCCCTCCTCGCTGCCGCAGCCAACGCGCCATAGCACCGCCCGCAGCCCGCCGAACTCGAGGCCGACTACCACGCGCCAGATCCGGGGCAGCCTCGCCCGGATCCGCGCCCCGGACGCCGCCGGGACCCGTCGTAGGAGCACCAGCAAGCTGGGAACACCTCGAGCCGCTCCCTCGCCGGTCACCACATGCCAGATCCGCGGGAGCCCCGCCCGGATCCGCGCCCCGGACAGCCGCACCTCCACCCGCCACCAGCGCCACGGCCACCACCGCGCCATAGCCGCCCGTCACCAGATCCAGGCGGACCTCGATCTGCAACCACCGACGCCGGGGGCACGCCCCGCCCCAGACGCAGCCAGCCACGCCACCAGAGGAGCCCGAGAAGCACCGCCGAAGGGCCCTCCGCCGCGCCACCGCGACCCGCGAGCTCGCGGTGTCCCGGACCAGCGACCCCGGCCCGCGCCAGGACCCTGCACGCGAGGGGCGAGAAGacccgccgccgacgacgacggcAGGGCTTCGCCCGACCGCGTCCtgtggcggcgggggaggaggagggagggcgcGGGGAAGactaggggcggcggcggctggttccTCCCCGTCGCCCACGGGAGCGACGCGGGAGGAGAGCTGCGGGCTTCCACGGCAACTATTAGAGTGAGAGTTATCTTTTTTTCTGAGGGGAAGAGTCAAAGCCATCCAGCACCGTCCTCATCATTGCAACAAGGTAGTGCACAGAAACCTTTTGCAACATAGATGATGCTGCAGATTTATTTTTTCTTCAATATTTCTCGATACGAGTGTTGTTGCGAAAGAAAATTTTGCAATAGAGAAGATGTTGCAGAAAATATTTGCAGTTTTTGTTTGTCTCTATTTCTTCTTAACATGGGGTTGTTGCGGAAGAAAATTTTGTAACACATGATATTGTAGAAAATATTACAGAAAGAGACGCGCTAAGGACACATGTCCCTCACACGAGAAGGCGGAAGGCAAGTGTTTCCCTAAAAATAAAAAATCCATGTTACAGCTTCGAATTATTGTCAAAGTGAAACAAACCATAACTGCAAAAACAAATTACACGCACGGAAAGGCTATACGGTACAACATTTTCATCAATTTGCATATCCAATCTTACCAAGTGACCAGCACATAGAGCATATTCGGCCAACAATTTGTATATCCAGCCAAATGGTCAATACATATAACAACTTACTGGCTCAGTCATTTACGCACCACTTGGCCACCGTCCGGTTAGTTGCTTCAAATGGCCGCGATACTTGGACACAACCTCTTAGATGATGTACCATCGATGATTGAGAGAGTTTACCCCACGGTTTTAGGGCTTGAAATGCTTGTGCTCATGAAACCAAGTATGAATATTGGCCCAAACTATTGCACTCTTTTGCTCCGCGTCATGGATCGGTTCGATGCTGGTGGCCAATcatgcatcgcacaacaactcGTCGTCCATCATGTTGAATCTTTCTCCTCTAGACTTCTTCTTTGGAGTGGCAGCAAATTCATTTGGATCAAGGTCGTTGTCGTCGACGTTTTTCTGCTCATGCTGGCCGGTGACCCAATAGACTGTTGGGTGTACGTGCTGGATTGGATGTACGTGCCTGATTATGTGTCCAGCTGTGTGTACATGCCTGGTTGCGTGCTCGGGTGGGTTTACGCGCCTGGAGGCATGGACTCCAAGTCATCCACATGCTCGTCCTTGTAGCAGCCTCCGCATATCGTGGATCATTTCAAACATCTGCCTGTCCACGTCAACGTATGATGGCTCGCCAGGTTGATACATATTTGCGAACAGAGTGCGGGCATCAAGCTGCTCCACACCAAGCATCTGTATCCAGACAAGTTGTGGTGATGCAGACTGAGAAAAGGAGTGTCGCCGTGTTGACATCGACGCAATAAGGCACGTGCCCGGTAGCATATGTCGGGGACTGCTGCTACTTGTGATAATGATGAGATTTCGCTGAAGAGAAAGGATGATGTAGTGTAGTAGCAAAAGGTATTTCTCTCAGTTAAAAACCAAGATTTATTGAACTAATAGGAGACGCGACGCAAACAAGATAGGGTGATTTGTTGTCGAGGTCCTCCTCGACGAGGTCGTAGGGGACGCCCTTGAGGCACAGGGCCAGCTCGGCGCGGTGGACCACCGGGCTGGCGAAGCAGCCAATGAGCCTCACCGGCTCCGACGACATCGCGTCGGCCTTGCTCCTCCCTTTCATGCCCCGCCCGTCTGATTTTCGCCGGGATGTATGTGTATCTAGCTCCGGCGGCCTCGGTCGTCAGTTATATATTTCGTACTCGTGCGTGTGTttcctgatgaagtcatgtacctagggtagggttacggacctgtccaaggtaccctccccaagggcatctattagaagaagccgtcttccagtcgaccaagagggattccactcgaccggctagaagacactcgaccataaagactcactcgaccatcaggagttcaagGTCTACTCTGTATCcgaacggtctgtaattaagtagtctttatggccatgatgacactttatgtaaggcgttaccagtaacgtctggctttaatgtactttaaccctccgctacgtgggctggatggggtcctggcgtcctctatataagccacccccctccactggtagaagggttcgcacccctgtacctttcacacatgtaatccagtcgaccgtctccgggctccgagacgtagggttgttacttcctccgagaagggcctgaactcgtaaaacactcgtgtgtacaactgctccacagctaggatcttgcctctccatacctacccccattctactgtcagacttagaaccacgacagttggcgcccaccgtggggcctggcgtctatcgagccatgatgcataTGGTTCTTTCTTCAATCGTCGGCAATGGACTAATTTCTGCAGGCAACCCAATCTTTCTTGGGATTATCTCCTGAGATCAAACAATCACCGCTTCCAATTTTGACTATTGGAGTCCCGgccgtcacacaaaatactccccatCATACAAAAGGATCAGGGAGTTGCTCATCTCATCCTGTCCTCTTTACAATCTATCGATGATTTTGCTAATTGGTTTTtgtttcttttgcatgtcacacttGTGAACGACGGAAGAGGAGAGAGCCACGACGATGGATGTCCTCGCAGATGCTCAGCCCCAGTGACTCCCCGTCGGCGCCGCGCTGCAGCACGCCACCGTCGCCCTCCTCAAGATCTTCCTCGGCTCCGACGGTGATGGAAAGCAGTGACCCACGCTCATAGCACGTCACCGCCGACCGCTCCGACAGCTACGTCGTCGTCTCGCTCTCCAGTGACCTACGCCTGCCGCGGCGCTTCACCGCCGGCCGCTCCGGCGGCTAAGCCATCATCTCGCTGTCCGGTGACCCGCACTCGCCGTAGCACGTCACCGCCGACTGCTCCGGCGGGCGCAGCGCGACCTGAAATGCCACGGTCAGATCCGCCGTCACCGCCAGCACCGCCGGGCCGGTTGGCATGCTGCTCTACGCCTGCGAGGTATGCATTCCAAACTTCTCTCCGGCATCGCCGATGATCTCGTTCCCAGGTACGCAAGTCAATTATAACAGTTAATTACCTGATTACTTATTGCGATAGTTAAGCTAGCCCATGCAAAAACTTCTCGCCCACGACCTCAAGTCCTTGCCGTTAGCCAATCATTTAATGGTTCGCTGGCCATGCAGAGGAGTTAATGCGCCAGTTTTCTCTGCCACTAATGCGCAGGTTAATTTGTGCGGCCATCCTTCCGTGGTCTTTACGCCCTGCCAAATAGCATTCATGCGTAGACACTTTATTAGTCCAACACAAAATATTCGTGGAGATCACAACCCAGTTGTGGTTCACTCGGTCGATTCACCCTTTCGCTCGGCCGGCTAAAGAACAGGTTCACTCGGCCGGCTAGCCCAGGTGATTTTTTGTACTCTGGACAATTGACGTGCAGGCTTCTCGGTTGGTTGGCTTCAGCATGCAACCTCCAGCGCCATCTGCCTCGTCGTCGTCTGCGAGGCCCTGCGCGTCACCCCCACATACGGCCCCTCCCTCCGGGGGCTGGCGGCACTCCACTTTGATAATGATGAACCCAGCAGACCAAGTCTCTAGCCACTCGGCACAGGATTAAGGACTTTATTCTCTCTGATCATTTTACAAATTAGCTCACAAATTACTCGACACCCGCTTAACAATTCCTTTTCTGTTCGAACTCAGGTTCACTCGGACGGGACTTAAGCTCGCTGAAACGCATATTCGGATGAATTTGCTCGGATAGATAACAGACCACTTCGGCAGTCGAACATAAACGTTTCAGTCCAGcaaccactcggttggtcacctcatcatcactcggccgtcccgcgcgtcgtcatcggttggtcacctcatcaccactcggccgccccgcgcgtagccactcggttggtcacctcatcaccactcggccgccccgcgcgtcgccactcggttcgtcacctcatcaccactcggccgccccgtgcgtcgccatcggttNNNNNNNNNNNNNNNNNNNNNNNNNNNNNNNNNNNNNNNNNNNNNNNNNNNNNNNNNNNNNNNNNNNNNNNNNNNNNNNNNNNNNNNNNNNNNNNNNNNNNNNNNNNNNNNNNNNNNNNNNNNNNNNNNNNNNNNNNNNNNNNNNNNNNNNNNNNNNNNNNNNNNNNNNNNNNNNNNNNNNNNNNNNNNNNNNNNNNNNNNNNNNNNNNNN from Triticum aestivum cultivar Chinese Spring chromosome 3B, IWGSC CS RefSeq v2.1, whole genome shotgun sequence includes these protein-coding regions:
- the LOC123066628 gene encoding glutathione transferase GST 23 is translated as MEGRSTAAAMSSEPVRLIGCFASPVVHRAELALRLKGVPYELIEEDLNNKSELLLTHNPIHKTVPVLLHGDRSIPESLVIVEYVDEAFPAGPPLLPVDPLARATARFWVRFLEEEECKKPMWIALWADGEAQAAAARETKEKLALLEAQLPEGKRFFGGDAIGFLDIAAGGALAHWMGVFEEMAGVRLLTEEAHPALCRWAREYRADETVRGCLPDRSRVLAALAARKDLYVSIAKAMAAQK